The proteins below come from a single Staphylococcus sp. MI 10-1553 genomic window:
- the mnmA gene encoding tRNA 2-thiouridine(34) synthase MnmA: MSGGVDSSVTAHLLKEQGYDLIGIFMKNWDDTDEFGVCTATEDYNDVIAVCNQIGIPYYAVNFEKEYWDKVFTYFLDEYKKGRTPNPDVMCNKEIKFKAFLDHALKLGADYVATGHYARVRHHEDGSVEMLRGVDNNKDQTYFLNQLTEAQLSKVMFPIGDIDKQKVREIALEQDLATAKKKDSTGICFIGERNFKSFLSQYLPAQPGEMRTLNGELKGQHGGLMYYTIGQRHGLGIGGDGDPWFVVGKNLEDNILYVEQGFHHDALYSDYLIASDVSFVNQTDLTEPLKCTAKFRYRQKDVGVTVTAHGDDAVKVTFDEPVRAITPGQAVVFYDGDVCLGGATIDDVYKKDGQLDYVV; the protein is encoded by the coding sequence ATGTCAGGTGGTGTAGACAGTTCAGTAACTGCCCATCTATTGAAAGAACAAGGCTACGATCTGATCGGTATATTTATGAAAAACTGGGATGATACAGATGAGTTCGGTGTATGTACAGCGACAGAAGATTACAATGATGTGATTGCTGTATGTAATCAAATCGGTATCCCTTATTATGCAGTCAATTTTGAAAAAGAGTATTGGGATAAAGTGTTTACGTACTTTTTAGATGAGTATAAAAAAGGACGTACACCGAATCCAGATGTCATGTGTAATAAAGAAATCAAGTTCAAAGCCTTTTTAGACCATGCATTAAAACTCGGTGCGGATTATGTGGCGACTGGCCATTATGCACGCGTACGTCATCATGAAGATGGTTCTGTAGAAATGTTACGTGGCGTCGATAACAATAAAGACCAAACGTATTTCTTGAATCAATTGACTGAAGCACAATTAAGTAAAGTGATGTTTCCAATTGGTGATATCGATAAGCAAAAAGTTCGTGAAATCGCGTTGGAACAAGATTTAGCAACAGCGAAGAAAAAAGATTCAACAGGGATTTGTTTCATCGGTGAACGTAATTTTAAATCATTTTTATCGCAATATTTACCTGCACAACCGGGTGAAATGCGCACACTCAATGGTGAATTGAAAGGTCAACATGGCGGTCTCATGTATTATACGATTGGCCAAAGACATGGACTCGGTATTGGTGGCGATGGGGATCCTTGGTTCGTCGTTGGTAAAAATTTAGAAGATAATATTTTGTATGTCGAACAAGGTTTCCATCACGATGCATTATACAGTGACTATTTAATCGCTTCTGATGTGTCATTTGTGAACCAAACAGACTTAACTGAGCCGTTGAAATGTACAGCCAAATTTAGATACCGTCAAAAAGATGTCGGCGTAACTGTGACTGCACATGGGGACGATGCGGTAAAAGTGACTTTTGACGAGCCAGTCCGTGCTATTACACCTGGCCAAGCTGTCGTATTTTACGATGGAGATGTATGTTTAGGCGGTGCAACTATTGATGACGTCTATAAAAAAGACGGACAACTTGATTATGTCGTATAG
- the recD2 gene encoding SF1B family DNA helicase RecD2 yields MENPTLFDHTFIKGAVEMILFHNADSHYTVLKVEIEETNGDFDDMATVVGYFPNMVEDETYTFKGQVVQHARYGKQLKAETFQKEIPHTKDAVIAYLSSELFKGIGKKTAESIVNTIGENAIHDILKDESVIERVPKLSKAKQRQIVEQIYANQESEQVMIRLNELGFGSKLAMDIYKFYKSDTLTVIDKNPYQLVYDIKGVGFNKADQLAQQLGIHPEHPDRLKAGLLYLVEDTCIKQGHTYLPQEALINETIQLLSQDKESSIDHDIMTQILTELVEEKRLVNQDEMVAIPSLYYSEIKSTQNLYKIFANREHLTTFDASDIQLHIGEIEEVNEVHYAPSQKEALEYAIQHKVMLLTGGPGTGKTTVIKGIVQLYAEIHGISLDYDDYSDEDDYPVVLAAPTGRASKRLHEATGLEAMTIHRLIGWNQDTKPQDKLDNEIHAKLIIIDEMSMVDTWLFHQFMDAVPIDAQVVLVGDEDQLPSVGPGQVFKDLIDANVLPRINLTEVYRQQDGSSIIDLAHRMKLGEKVDITQRFHDRSFIPCQTDQIPQVVEKVVNNAVQKGYTMADIQVLAPMYRGNAGIKKLNQILQAILNPLTDESQREIEFGDVLFRKGDKVLQLINRPNDNVFNGDIGVIVGIFWAKENALNKDVVVVDYDGNEITYLRSDLTELTHAYCTSIHKAQGSEFPIVIMPIVKQYYRMLQKPILYTGLTRAKQSIVFLGDADAFNFGLATAGQTRLTQLQTFLTQYFNPEDGDDNADTDTDSAEFILTEATMFKVHPMINMGEVTPYDFLEIDKV; encoded by the coding sequence ATGGAAAATCCAACACTGTTTGACCATACTTTTATTAAAGGCGCTGTAGAAATGATTTTGTTTCACAATGCGGACAGCCATTATACAGTGCTTAAAGTTGAAATTGAAGAAACGAATGGTGACTTTGATGATATGGCAACAGTTGTTGGATACTTTCCAAATATGGTGGAAGATGAGACGTACACTTTTAAAGGTCAAGTCGTGCAACATGCAAGATATGGGAAGCAATTAAAAGCAGAAACGTTTCAAAAAGAAATTCCTCATACAAAAGATGCCGTTATTGCGTATTTATCCAGTGAATTGTTTAAAGGGATTGGTAAAAAAACGGCTGAATCCATTGTCAATACGATAGGTGAAAATGCGATTCATGACATTTTAAAAGACGAATCTGTCATAGAACGGGTGCCTAAACTGTCTAAAGCGAAACAACGACAAATTGTAGAGCAGATTTATGCCAACCAAGAAAGTGAACAAGTGATGATTCGATTGAACGAACTTGGTTTTGGTTCAAAGCTAGCGATGGACATTTACAAGTTCTATAAAAGTGATACGTTAACCGTGATCGACAAAAACCCTTACCAACTTGTTTATGACATTAAAGGGGTTGGTTTTAATAAAGCGGACCAACTGGCTCAACAGCTCGGTATTCATCCAGAGCATCCAGATCGATTAAAAGCCGGATTACTTTATTTAGTTGAAGATACGTGTATTAAACAAGGTCATACATATTTACCTCAAGAAGCGTTAATCAATGAAACGATTCAATTGTTGTCTCAGGACAAAGAGTCAAGTATCGATCATGACATAATGACGCAAATTTTAACTGAATTGGTTGAAGAAAAGCGTCTAGTGAATCAAGATGAAATGGTTGCCATCCCAAGTCTTTATTATTCGGAAATTAAAAGTACGCAAAATTTATATAAAATATTTGCCAATCGAGAACATTTAACAACATTTGATGCGTCAGATATTCAATTACATATTGGGGAAATTGAAGAGGTCAATGAAGTACATTATGCCCCTTCTCAAAAAGAGGCCTTAGAATATGCCATCCAACATAAAGTCATGCTCCTCACGGGTGGACCAGGTACAGGGAAAACGACTGTCATTAAAGGGATCGTCCAGTTATACGCAGAAATTCATGGTATCTCATTAGATTACGATGACTATTCAGATGAAGATGATTATCCGGTCGTTTTAGCCGCACCAACCGGTAGAGCATCCAAACGTTTACATGAAGCGACAGGGTTAGAAGCGATGACCATTCACCGTTTAATCGGTTGGAATCAAGATACGAAACCTCAAGACAAATTAGATAACGAGATTCATGCCAAATTAATTATTATTGATGAAATGTCAATGGTCGACACATGGCTGTTCCATCAATTTATGGATGCGGTCCCTATAGATGCACAAGTTGTGTTAGTCGGCGATGAAGACCAATTGCCGTCAGTCGGCCCGGGTCAAGTTTTTAAAGATCTCATTGATGCGAATGTATTACCACGCATTAATTTAACTGAAGTTTATCGCCAACAGGACGGATCAAGTATTATCGATTTGGCGCATCGTATGAAACTCGGTGAAAAAGTCGATATTACCCAACGTTTTCACGACCGTTCGTTCATTCCTTGTCAAACTGATCAAATTCCACAAGTGGTAGAAAAAGTCGTGAACAACGCGGTACAAAAAGGATATACAATGGCAGATATTCAAGTGTTGGCACCGATGTATCGCGGTAATGCAGGAATTAAAAAGTTGAATCAAATCTTGCAAGCTATTTTAAACCCATTAACAGACGAATCGCAGCGTGAAATCGAATTTGGCGATGTGCTTTTCCGTAAAGGGGATAAAGTACTTCAACTGATTAATCGACCGAATGACAATGTATTCAACGGTGATATTGGTGTCATTGTCGGTATATTTTGGGCAAAAGAAAATGCGCTCAATAAAGATGTTGTTGTCGTCGATTATGATGGGAACGAAATCACATACTTACGCTCTGATTTGACGGAATTGACACATGCATATTGTACCTCGATTCATAAAGCGCAAGGTTCAGAGTTTCCGATTGTCATTATGCCTATTGTTAAGCAGTATTATAGAATGTTGCAAAAGCCGATTTTATATACAGGATTAACACGTGCCAAACAATCAATCGTTTTTCTTGGTGATGCAGATGCTTTTAATTTCGGCTTAGCGACTGCGGGTCAAACGCGATTAACGCAATTACAAACGTTTTTAACACAATATTTTAATCCAGAAGATGGCGACGATAACGCAGATACTGATACAGATTCGGCTGAGTTCATTTTAACTGAAGCGACAATGTTTAAAGTCCATCCGATGATTAATATGGGTGAAGTAACACCGTATGACTTTTTAGAAATTGACAAAGTTTAA
- a CDS encoding cysteine desulfurase family protein: MGVYADYAATTPVKPEVAEKMMAVYQIHFGNPSSIHSQGRDARRLLDESRRTVAQYLNAKPNEVIFTSGATESNNTVIKGIAYANEAKGKHLITTKIEHHSVLHVFEYLEQQGFEVTYLDVDAGGIIDIEQLKQSIREDTTLVSIMFVNNEVGTVQHVYDIQDVLADHDVYFHMDAVQAVGHLPIDVEDLAVDALSMTAHKFGGPKGVGVLYVKTDTRITYPQLGGEQETKRRAGTENVPQIVGLATALTLAEASRDDNNVHLTRLKEQLIVGLQERAIPFEYNGSMIDTTNHIINLHFPFVDVETLLTLLDLAGVYVSSGSACTAGSTIPSHVLLAMYGEQSSRVDHSIRISLNEQVTEADIREIVIEIQKIYLRFKEEQ, translated from the coding sequence ATGGGTGTTTATGCAGATTATGCGGCAACAACGCCGGTAAAACCTGAAGTTGCTGAAAAAATGATGGCTGTCTATCAAATACATTTTGGTAATCCTTCTTCGATACATTCACAAGGGCGAGATGCGAGAAGATTACTAGATGAATCTAGAAGAACGGTCGCACAATATTTGAATGCGAAACCGAATGAAGTAATTTTTACAAGTGGGGCAACCGAGTCAAACAACACTGTCATTAAAGGCATTGCCTATGCGAACGAAGCAAAAGGGAAGCATCTCATTACGACAAAGATTGAACATCACTCTGTATTACATGTTTTCGAATACCTCGAGCAACAGGGTTTTGAAGTGACATATTTAGACGTTGATGCTGGAGGAATCATTGATATAGAACAGTTGAAGCAAAGTATACGAGAAGATACGACGCTCGTGTCAATTATGTTCGTGAATAACGAGGTTGGTACAGTTCAACATGTGTATGATATTCAAGACGTATTAGCAGACCATGACGTCTACTTTCATATGGATGCCGTCCAAGCAGTCGGTCATTTGCCTATCGATGTGGAAGATTTAGCTGTCGATGCTTTAAGTATGACGGCGCATAAATTTGGTGGTCCTAAAGGGGTTGGCGTCCTTTATGTTAAAACTGACACACGTATCACATATCCGCAATTAGGTGGCGAACAAGAAACGAAACGTCGTGCTGGAACTGAAAATGTACCGCAAATTGTAGGACTTGCGACAGCTTTAACTTTAGCTGAAGCTTCACGTGACGATAATAATGTGCATTTGACACGATTAAAAGAACAATTGATAGTCGGTTTACAAGAACGTGCGATTCCATTCGAATACAATGGTTCAATGATTGATACGACGAACCATATTATTAATTTGCATTTCCCATTTGTTGATGTGGAGACATTATTAACGTTACTCGATTTAGCAGGCGTATATGTTTCATCAGGATCCGCTTGTACCGCTGGTTCAACTATTCCTTCCCACGTTTTGTTAGCGATGTATGGTGAACAATCATCACGTGTGGATCATTCGATTCGGATTAGTTTAAATGAACAAGTCACTGAAGCAGATATTAGAGAAATTGTCATTGAAATACAGAAAATATATTTAAGATTTAAGGAGGAACAATAG
- a CDS encoding tetratricopeptide repeat protein, which yields MELEQIHQLIHQGQFERALQESFNNIEAHPDEVENYINSGVLLAEAGEIEKAERFFQRALTIKPDNGVIYYNLANVYFNEGRFQEAIKLYQEALSLHVDHKDTHYMLGLSFIQLDAKKQALPYLMRAAELDAQFEDLEVQFQFALLMCELEMFDQAIPILNQILEHDPQHADAQYNLTLALYMLNENIDAAIQGFERAVQMDEQHLLSQHALKTFRLIKAEEEA from the coding sequence ATGGAACTTGAACAGATTCATCAACTCATTCACCAAGGGCAATTCGAACGTGCATTACAAGAAAGTTTTAACAATATAGAAGCACATCCTGATGAAGTAGAAAATTATATCAATTCAGGCGTGTTATTAGCAGAAGCAGGCGAAATTGAAAAAGCTGAACGATTTTTTCAACGTGCACTGACGATTAAACCGGATAATGGTGTGATTTATTATAATTTGGCGAATGTTTACTTTAATGAAGGCCGTTTTCAAGAAGCGATCAAATTATACCAAGAAGCTTTATCGCTCCATGTAGACCATAAAGACACACATTATATGTTAGGACTGTCTTTTATTCAGCTCGATGCTAAGAAGCAAGCCTTGCCTTATTTAATGCGTGCAGCAGAGTTAGACGCTCAATTTGAAGATCTCGAAGTCCAATTTCAATTTGCGTTGCTCATGTGTGAGTTGGAAATGTTCGACCAAGCGATACCGATTTTGAATCAAATATTAGAACACGATCCACAACATGCAGATGCACAGTATAACTTAACTTTAGCGCTTTATATGCTAAATGAAAATATCGATGCGGCCATTCAAGGCTTTGAACGTGCAGTACAAATGGACGAACAACATTTACTCAGTCAGCACGCACTTAAAACATTTCGATTAATAAAAGCCGAAGAGGAGGCGTAA